One genomic segment of Kordiimonas sp. SCSIO 12603 includes these proteins:
- a CDS encoding PAS domain-containing protein: protein MNKILSGFRSSAATERLIDTWLSLPREAGALCPKKSAFSPTSLGKHLNQVVLFEHLGPREIMIRVIGTGIQGYLHEKMTGKNLFDLLPPEHVMAYSHYYKNLRELPCAGSTERPLRGKNGTVFLACTVHLPLTDEEGNVRYYLGMTQASPIPKHFTDYRSVGITAANNLSISYSDIGAGIPEEETYYITRAAI, encoded by the coding sequence ATGAATAAAATATTATCCGGTTTTAGATCTTCAGCTGCCACTGAACGGCTGATAGACACGTGGTTATCATTGCCGCGGGAAGCTGGTGCACTATGCCCTAAAAAATCTGCATTTTCGCCCACCTCACTTGGAAAACATCTTAATCAGGTAGTGTTATTCGAACATCTAGGCCCCAGAGAAATTATGATACGTGTTATCGGCACAGGTATTCAGGGCTACCTGCATGAAAAAATGACGGGCAAAAACCTTTTTGACCTGCTGCCGCCCGAACATGTGATGGCTTATTCACATTATTATAAAAACCTTAGAGAGCTTCCTTGCGCGGGTTCTACGGAGCGTCCTTTAAGGGGTAAAAACGGTACTGTGTTCCTAGCCTGTACAGTTCACCTGCCGCTAACAGATGAAGAAGGCAATGTGCGCTATTATCTTGGTATGACCCAAGCATCCCCTATCCCAAAGCATTTTACCGATTACCGAAGTGTAGGCATTACAGCAGCAAACAACCTAAGTATTTCTTATTCAGATATTGGTGCCGGCATTCCAGAAGAAGAAACATACTATATCACTCGCGCTGCCATTTAA
- the msrP gene encoding protein-methionine-sulfoxide reductase catalytic subunit MsrP, producing the protein MFIKKSKSWMLKENSVTSESLYLNRRKFITGAAATAGIAGLASVGAGAFTADEKRVLKELKYRQTDFTAGDALTPEQAVTQYNNYYEFGVGKGDPARNAWRLQPQPWSVEVNGLVDKPATYAFEDLVDMNQLEERIYRLRCVEAWSMVIPWIGVPLRKILEKVGVQNGAKYVAFQTLADREQMPGLRSRVLDWPYVEGLRIDEAMNDLAFIAVGLFGKEIPNQNGAPLRLVVPWKYGYKSIKSIVRITLTDKEPPTSWNISAPQEYGFYSNVNPEVSHPRWSQARERRIGEFGRRKTLKFNGYGEQVAHLYDGMDLRKFY; encoded by the coding sequence ATGTTTATTAAAAAATCAAAAAGCTGGATGCTGAAAGAAAATAGCGTAACCAGTGAAAGTCTTTACCTGAACCGCCGGAAGTTTATCACTGGCGCGGCTGCTACAGCGGGCATAGCGGGCCTGGCTTCTGTAGGTGCTGGTGCGTTCACGGCAGACGAAAAGCGTGTTCTTAAAGAACTGAAGTACCGCCAGACAGATTTTACTGCGGGTGATGCACTCACGCCAGAGCAAGCGGTAACACAGTATAACAATTATTATGAATTTGGTGTTGGTAAAGGTGATCCTGCCCGGAATGCTTGGCGCTTGCAGCCACAGCCGTGGTCTGTGGAAGTGAACGGTCTTGTAGACAAACCAGCTACATACGCGTTTGAAGACCTTGTAGACATGAACCAGCTTGAAGAGCGGATTTACCGCCTTCGCTGTGTTGAAGCATGGTCTATGGTTATTCCGTGGATTGGTGTGCCTCTCAGAAAAATCCTTGAAAAGGTTGGTGTTCAAAACGGTGCCAAGTATGTAGCGTTCCAAACACTGGCAGACAGAGAGCAAATGCCCGGCCTTAGAAGCCGTGTGCTAGATTGGCCTTATGTTGAAGGTCTGCGCATTGATGAAGCGATGAATGATTTGGCCTTTATTGCAGTTGGCCTGTTCGGGAAGGAAATCCCGAACCAGAATGGCGCGCCGCTTCGCCTCGTGGTGCCTTGGAAATATGGCTATAAATCCATTAAATCAATTGTGCGCATCACGCTTACGGATAAAGAACCACCAACCAGCTGGAATATTTCGGCGCCGCAGGAATATGGTTTTTATTCCAATGTGAACCCTGAAGTTAGCCACCCACGCTGGAGCCAGGCACGTGAACGCCGCATTGGTGAATTTGGTCGCCGGAAAACACTGAAGTTTAACGGCTATGGCGAACAGGTTGCACATCTGTATGATGGTATGGATTTGAGAAAATTCTACTAG